A window from Pseudomonas kribbensis encodes these proteins:
- a CDS encoding isochorismatase family cysteine hydrolase — MFSLPHRSPRDLPFVTDHTALLLVDMQRAWLEPQFDPHLEGPDAAYFLNRTRSQVVPNQVRLLNAFRDARQNVLHTLIESLTADGRDRSLDHKLSDMHLPKGSPQAQVIAELTPAENEIVLPKTSSGVFNSTNIDYVLRNLETRHLIIAGIVTDQCVDMAVRDAADRGYLVTLVADACATYTEARHDACLNAIKGYCWITDTDTVLGRLREMQP, encoded by the coding sequence ATGTTCAGCCTTCCCCACCGCTCGCCGCGGGACCTGCCGTTTGTCACCGACCACACCGCGCTGTTGCTGGTGGACATGCAGCGTGCCTGGCTCGAACCGCAGTTTGACCCGCACCTCGAAGGCCCGGACGCCGCGTACTTCCTCAATCGCACACGCTCGCAAGTGGTGCCCAATCAGGTCCGTCTGCTCAACGCCTTCCGCGACGCACGGCAGAATGTGCTGCACACCCTGATCGAAAGCCTGACAGCCGACGGCCGCGACCGCTCGCTGGATCACAAACTGTCGGACATGCACCTGCCCAAGGGCAGCCCGCAGGCACAGGTCATCGCTGAATTGACCCCGGCAGAAAACGAAATCGTGCTGCCGAAGACCTCCTCCGGGGTCTTCAACTCGACCAACATCGACTACGTGCTGCGCAACCTCGAAACCCGCCACCTGATCATCGCCGGCATCGTCACCGACCAATGCGTGGACATGGCCGTGCGCGACGCTGCCGACCGGGGTTATCTGGTGACTCTGGTGGCGGACGCCTGCGCGACTTACACCGAGGCACGCCACGACGCCTGCCTGAACGCGATCAAGGGCTATTGCTGGATCACCGACACCGACACCGTCCTTGGTCGTCTGCGGGAGATGCAGCCATGA
- a CDS encoding MurR/RpiR family transcriptional regulator → MPPLRDLITDPGLDLTPSERKVVRALLDQYPRNGLGPMARLAEHAGVSDPTIVRLVKKLGFGGYAEFQDALLSDMDHRLRSPRTLLQPRSNLNQDDAWSHYLAHSHNLLAETQALTQPEDVRILAQWLLDTRHQVYCFGGRFSSLMATYLLNHLRLLRPGCFALEDNAQLPDRLFDLQRQDVVLVFDYRRYQTQALRVATAAKNNNARVVLFTDIYASPLRELADMIISAPVESASPFDTMVPALAQVEALIACLTLRSPDLADRLEGIDALRNDFDTHLLEDK, encoded by the coding sequence ATGCCCCCTCTCAGAGACCTGATTACTGATCCCGGCCTGGACCTTACGCCATCAGAGCGCAAAGTCGTCCGGGCCTTGCTCGATCAGTACCCGCGCAACGGGCTAGGCCCGATGGCGCGGCTGGCCGAGCACGCCGGCGTCAGCGATCCGACCATCGTGCGTCTGGTAAAAAAACTCGGTTTTGGCGGTTACGCCGAATTTCAGGACGCGCTGCTCAGTGACATGGACCATCGCCTGCGCTCGCCACGCACGCTGTTGCAACCCCGCTCGAACCTGAACCAGGACGACGCCTGGAGCCATTATCTGGCCCACAGCCACAACCTGCTGGCGGAAACCCAGGCCCTGACCCAACCCGAAGACGTGCGGATTCTCGCGCAATGGCTGCTCGACACGCGCCATCAGGTCTACTGCTTCGGTGGGCGCTTCAGCAGCCTGATGGCCACCTATCTGCTCAATCACTTGCGTCTGCTGCGCCCCGGCTGTTTCGCGCTGGAGGACAACGCGCAACTGCCGGATCGTCTGTTCGACCTGCAACGCCAGGACGTGGTGCTGGTGTTCGACTATCGCCGCTACCAGACCCAGGCCCTGCGCGTGGCCACTGCGGCCAAGAACAACAATGCTCGCGTCGTGCTGTTCACCGACATCTACGCCTCGCCGCTGCGCGAACTGGCGGACATGATCATCAGCGCCCCGGTGGAATCGGCTTCGCCGTTCGACACCATGGTCCCGGCGCTGGCTCAGGTCGAAGCGCTGATTGCTTGCCTGACCCTGCGCAGCCCGGACCTGGCCGATCGCCTGGAAGGCATCGATGCCCTGCGCAACGACTTCGACACCCACTTGCTGGAGGATAAATAA
- a CDS encoding histidine phosphatase family protein gives MQATRLTLICHARTVSQKLARFPTNEAVEESAVASDSLAARFGLPRRLICGPELRTRQTAQWFGDDAQVDEALRDCDWGRWQGQAIKDLQRNEPEALQAWLEDPAAAPHGGESVAQLGERVAAWLATLQTTPGHVVAVTHPFIIRAALMQVMQGQAFHSIDVEPLAVVELSFFGRWRLRLPGIDLEGIRT, from the coding sequence GTGCAAGCCACCCGTTTGACCTTGATTTGCCACGCCAGAACCGTCTCACAGAAATTGGCGCGTTTTCCTACGAACGAAGCTGTTGAAGAAAGCGCTGTAGCGTCTGACTCGCTGGCTGCTCGGTTCGGGTTACCGCGTCGTTTGATCTGCGGCCCGGAATTGCGCACGCGTCAAACTGCTCAATGGTTCGGTGATGATGCGCAGGTTGATGAGGCCTTGCGCGATTGCGATTGGGGGCGTTGGCAGGGGCAAGCGATCAAGGACCTGCAGCGCAATGAGCCCGAAGCGCTGCAAGCCTGGCTCGAAGATCCCGCCGCCGCGCCCCATGGCGGAGAGTCGGTGGCACAACTCGGTGAACGGGTGGCTGCATGGCTGGCAACCCTGCAAACCACGCCGGGTCATGTCGTGGCCGTCACGCATCCGTTCATCATTCGGGCGGCGCTGATGCAGGTCATGCAGGGCCAGGCCTTCCACAGCATCGATGTCGAGCCGTTGGCGGTGGTCGAGTTGAGTTTCTTCGGGCGCTGGCGGCTACGCTTGCCCGGAATCGATCTTGAAGGAATCCGCACATGA
- the cobF gene encoding precorrin-6A synthase (deacetylating), whose amino-acid sequence MKRLLVIGIGAGNPDYITMQAVKALNQVDVFFLMDKGQSKDKLIDLRREICERYITDRTYRFAEAHSPERERGDVDYNASVDDLNRAKQQTFERLINDELADGQCGGFLVWGDPALYDSTIRILQAILASGRCAFEFDVIPGITSVQALAAQHKVPLNTIGHSIEITTGRRLGAGQVSDTDSLVVMLDAEDSYHRVANQETEIYWGAYLGTPDEILISGKLSDVADEIERVRKAARAEHGWIMDTYLLRKP is encoded by the coding sequence ATGAAGCGATTGCTGGTCATCGGCATTGGCGCCGGCAACCCCGACTACATCACGATGCAGGCGGTGAAGGCGCTCAATCAGGTCGACGTGTTTTTCCTGATGGACAAGGGCCAGAGCAAGGACAAGTTGATCGACCTGCGTCGCGAAATCTGTGAGCGCTACATCACCGATCGTACCTACCGTTTCGCCGAAGCCCACAGCCCGGAGCGCGAGCGTGGCGATGTGGACTACAACGCCAGCGTCGATGATCTGAACCGCGCCAAGCAGCAAACTTTCGAACGCCTGATCAATGACGAATTGGCCGACGGGCAGTGCGGCGGTTTTCTGGTGTGGGGCGATCCGGCGCTGTACGACAGTACGATTCGCATCCTTCAGGCGATTCTGGCCTCAGGGCGATGCGCGTTCGAATTCGACGTGATCCCCGGCATCACCAGCGTTCAGGCCCTGGCGGCGCAGCACAAGGTGCCGCTGAACACCATCGGCCACTCGATTGAAATCACCACCGGCCGACGCCTGGGGGCGGGGCAGGTGAGTGATACCGACAGTCTGGTGGTGATGCTCGATGCCGAAGATTCCTACCATCGGGTGGCGAATCAGGAAACCGAGATTTACTGGGGGGCCTACCTCGGCACGCCGGATGAGATCCTGATCAGCGGCAAGCTCAGTGATGTCGCCGATGAAATCGAGCGGGTGCGCAAGGCGGCGCGGGCCGAGCATGGCTGGATCATGGACACTTATCTGTTGCGCAAGCCTTGA
- the ftrA gene encoding transcriptional regulator FtrA, translated as MPDSPGLVAILAYDGLCTFEFGIAVEIFGLARPEFEFPWYEHCIAAVDQGPMRAMGGIQVLADGGLELLAQARTIIIPGWRDRSAPVPEALLEALRDAHSRGARLLSICSGVFVLAASGLLDGHGATTHWRYTSELAERFPAIDVDPDVLYVDSGQLITSAGSAAGIDACLHLVARDFGTQVANSVARRLVMSPQRTGGQAQFIPTPVSPTPRSDLSRVMQWARERLHEPLEVRDLASEAAMSERTFLRKFTEASGQSPKAWLQHERLARARELLESTPQNTEQIAQRCGYRSVESFRVAFRSVVGLPPSVYRERFGREVKACATDKCP; from the coding sequence ATGCCTGATTCACCTGGACTGGTCGCGATTCTGGCCTATGACGGCCTCTGCACATTCGAGTTCGGCATCGCCGTGGAGATCTTCGGCCTCGCCCGGCCGGAGTTCGAATTCCCGTGGTACGAACACTGTATCGCGGCGGTCGATCAAGGCCCGATGCGCGCCATGGGCGGGATTCAGGTGCTGGCCGATGGCGGTCTGGAGCTGCTGGCGCAGGCGCGCACCATCATCATTCCCGGTTGGCGCGACCGCAGCGCGCCGGTGCCGGAGGCATTGCTTGAAGCATTGCGTGATGCCCATTCGCGTGGCGCCCGGTTGCTGTCGATCTGCTCGGGCGTGTTTGTTTTGGCAGCCAGCGGGCTGCTCGACGGGCATGGCGCCACCACCCATTGGCGCTACACCTCGGAGTTGGCCGAGCGCTTCCCGGCCATCGATGTCGACCCGGATGTGCTTTACGTCGATTCCGGCCAGTTGATCACTTCGGCCGGCAGTGCGGCGGGGATCGACGCCTGCCTGCATCTGGTGGCACGGGACTTCGGCACTCAGGTGGCCAACTCGGTGGCGCGGCGGCTGGTGATGTCGCCGCAACGCACCGGCGGTCAGGCGCAATTCATTCCGACACCGGTCAGCCCGACCCCGCGCAGTGATTTGTCGCGGGTCATGCAATGGGCCCGCGAGCGCTTGCATGAACCACTGGAAGTGCGCGACCTGGCCAGCGAAGCGGCAATGAGCGAACGCACCTTCCTGCGCAAATTTACCGAAGCCAGCGGCCAGTCACCCAAGGCCTGGCTGCAGCACGAGCGTCTGGCCCGGGCCCGGGAGTTGCTGGAAAGCACACCGCAGAACACCGAGCAGATCGCCCAGCGCTGCGGTTATCGTTCGGTGGAAAGCTTTCGCGTGGCGTTTCGCAGCGTGGTCGGGTTGCCACCATCGGTGTATCGCGAGCGTTTTGGTCGCGAGGTCAAGGCTTGCGCAACAGATAAGTGTCCATGA
- a CDS encoding rhodanese-like domain-containing protein — translation MPSLVREIPAAPSAIALMHFSNRLTFETDCSDVFNSQEAGEVDFVLVDVRGPLAFERGHVPGAINIPGRLLTAEGLADYSKNTLFVVYCAGPHCNGANKAAVKLAALGYPVKEMIGGVTGWLDEGFELSVAASQAATHPIACDC, via the coding sequence ATGCCCAGCCTGGTTCGCGAAATTCCTGCCGCTCCGTCGGCGATTGCCCTGATGCACTTCAGCAACCGTCTGACCTTCGAAACCGATTGTTCCGACGTCTTCAACAGCCAAGAGGCCGGTGAGGTCGACTTCGTTCTGGTGGACGTGCGCGGGCCGCTGGCCTTCGAGCGCGGCCATGTGCCAGGGGCAATTAACATTCCCGGGCGTTTGCTGACGGCGGAAGGGTTGGCGGATTACTCGAAAAATACACTTTTCGTGGTGTATTGCGCGGGTCCCCACTGCAACGGCGCCAACAAGGCCGCAGTGAAACTGGCGGCGCTGGGTTATCCGGTCAAGGAGATGATCGGCGGGGTGACCGGCTGGCTCGATGAGGGCTTCGAGTTGAGTGTCGCGGCATCGCAAGCCGCGACCCATCCGATTGCCTGTGATTGCTGA
- a CDS encoding ABC transporter substrate-binding protein, protein MKKLVMFGALALSMLSLTAVAEDAKPIRIGIEAGYPPFSMKTPDGKLAGFDVDIGDALCEQMKVKCTWVEQEFDGLIPALKVKKIDAILSSMTITDDRKKNVDFTIKYYHTPARFVMKAGSGVKDPLVELKGKKVGVLRASTHDRYATEVLVPAGIELVRYGSQQEANLDMVSGRIDAMLADSVNLSDGFLKTDAGKGFEFVGPTYEDAKYFGGGAGIAVRKGDTELAEKFNTAINEIRANGKYKQVQDKYFDFDVYGH, encoded by the coding sequence ATGAAAAAGCTGGTTATGTTCGGTGCCCTGGCACTGTCGATGTTGTCCCTGACCGCCGTGGCCGAAGACGCCAAACCGATCCGTATCGGTATCGAAGCCGGTTACCCGCCATTCTCGATGAAAACCCCTGACGGCAAACTGGCCGGTTTCGACGTGGACATCGGTGATGCGCTGTGTGAGCAGATGAAAGTCAAATGCACCTGGGTCGAGCAAGAGTTCGACGGCCTGATCCCGGCGCTGAAAGTGAAGAAGATCGACGCGATTCTGTCCTCGATGACCATCACTGACGACCGCAAGAAAAACGTCGATTTCACCATCAAGTACTACCACACCCCGGCGCGCTTCGTGATGAAGGCAGGCTCCGGCGTGAAAGACCCGCTGGTCGAGCTCAAAGGCAAGAAAGTCGGCGTGCTGCGCGCCAGTACCCACGACCGCTACGCCACCGAAGTGCTGGTACCGGCCGGGATCGAACTGGTGCGTTACGGCTCGCAGCAGGAAGCCAACCTGGACATGGTGTCCGGTCGTATCGACGCGATGCTGGCCGACTCGGTCAACCTGAGCGACGGTTTCCTGAAAACCGACGCCGGCAAAGGCTTCGAATTCGTTGGCCCGACCTACGAAGACGCCAAATACTTCGGCGGTGGCGCCGGTATTGCCGTGCGTAAAGGAGATACCGAGCTGGCAGAGAAATTCAACACCGCCATCAACGAAATCCGCGCCAACGGCAAGTACAAGCAAGTGCAGGACAAGTACTTCGACTTTGACGTGTACGGCCATTAA
- a CDS encoding succinylglutamate desuccinylase/aspartoacylase family protein, which translates to MQRIDYVLPWSHLGSERSLSVFRYGAGPRKVYIQASLHADELPGMRTAWELKKRLAELESNGQLQGVIELVPVANPIGLDQHLQGSHMGRFELASGKNFNRAFVELSTPVAARIGDQLGSNAEANIALIRQTMGLVLDELPAPASQLEALHRLLLRHACEADITLDLHCDFDAAIHIYALPQHWPQWQSLAARLKAGVALLCEDSGGSSFDESCSTPWLRLARLFPAAAIPPANLATTLELGSMGDTRVDQAQANCEAILGFLAEQGFISGEWPKAPDECCEGMPFEGTEYLFAPHHGVVSFLREAGEWVERGDALFEVVDPLQDRVTTVRAGTSGVLFAIDRGRYTQPGIWQAKVAGREPIRAGKLIND; encoded by the coding sequence ATGCAACGCATCGATTATGTTCTGCCCTGGAGCCACCTGGGCAGCGAACGTTCCCTCAGCGTCTTCCGTTACGGCGCCGGCCCGCGCAAGGTCTACATCCAGGCCAGCCTGCACGCCGATGAACTGCCGGGCATGCGCACCGCGTGGGAACTGAAAAAACGCTTGGCCGAGCTGGAAAGCAACGGTCAGTTGCAAGGCGTGATTGAACTGGTGCCGGTGGCCAACCCGATCGGTCTCGATCAACACCTGCAAGGCAGTCACATGGGCCGTTTCGAACTGGCGAGCGGCAAGAACTTCAACCGCGCCTTCGTCGAACTCAGTACCCCGGTAGCGGCACGCATCGGCGACCAGCTTGGCAGCAATGCCGAGGCCAACATCGCGTTGATCCGCCAGACCATGGGCCTGGTACTCGACGAACTGCCGGCCCCGGCTTCGCAACTGGAAGCGCTGCATCGCCTGTTGCTGCGCCATGCCTGTGAGGCCGATATCACACTGGACCTGCACTGCGATTTCGACGCGGCGATTCACATTTATGCGCTGCCGCAACACTGGCCGCAGTGGCAATCCCTGGCCGCGCGCCTGAAGGCTGGCGTGGCGTTGTTGTGCGAAGACTCCGGCGGCAGTTCGTTCGACGAGTCGTGCTCCACGCCGTGGTTGCGTCTGGCGCGGCTGTTCCCGGCGGCGGCGATCCCGCCGGCCAACCTCGCCACCACCCTGGAGCTGGGCAGCATGGGCGATACCCGGGTCGATCAGGCCCAGGCCAATTGCGAAGCGATTCTGGGGTTCCTCGCCGAGCAGGGCTTCATCAGCGGCGAATGGCCGAAAGCGCCAGACGAATGCTGTGAAGGCATGCCGTTCGAAGGCACCGAATATCTGTTTGCCCCACACCACGGCGTGGTGAGCTTTCTGCGCGAAGCCGGTGAATGGGTCGAGCGCGGTGATGCGTTGTTCGAAGTGGTCGATCCGTTGCAGGACCGCGTGACCACCGTACGCGCCGGCACCAGCGGCGTGCTTTTTGCCATCGACCGTGGACGTTACACCCAGCCGGGCATCTGGCAGGCGAAAGTGGCGGGGCGCGAGCCGATTCGGGCGGGCAAGCTGATCAACGACTGA
- a CDS encoding alpha/beta hydrolase, giving the protein MLKVFALLTLLASSAVHAQTSLQTDLPLNYLAQVHPDAEQRPLVVFLHGYGSNEADLIGMKFQLPKQYNYLSVQAPMALGEGRFQWFRKKGDGAYNGETDDLKDASQKLRAFIAAAAQKYHAQPDKVYLIGFSQGAMMTYEVGLRQPAAVGGIAALSGRVLPVLKGELKSAQQHPPLAIFIGHGTADDRVPYSGATAAKDLLEKLEYKPQFHAYPGVGHSISAAELRDLNDWLQQLNP; this is encoded by the coding sequence ATGTTGAAGGTGTTTGCTCTGTTGACCCTGCTGGCGTCCAGCGCCGTCCATGCTCAAACCTCGCTGCAAACCGATCTGCCGCTCAACTACCTGGCCCAGGTTCACCCGGATGCCGAACAGCGTCCGCTGGTGGTGTTCCTGCACGGCTACGGCAGTAACGAAGCCGACCTGATCGGCATGAAATTTCAGCTGCCCAAGCAGTACAACTACCTGTCGGTGCAGGCGCCGATGGCGTTGGGGGAAGGGCGTTTCCAGTGGTTTCGCAAGAAGGGTGACGGTGCCTACAACGGCGAGACCGATGATCTGAAGGATGCCAGCCAGAAGCTGCGGGCCTTTATCGCTGCGGCGGCGCAGAAATATCACGCGCAACCGGACAAGGTGTACCTGATCGGTTTCAGTCAGGGCGCGATGATGACCTACGAGGTTGGCTTGCGGCAGCCGGCGGCGGTCGGTGGCATCGCCGCATTGAGCGGGCGGGTGTTGCCGGTGCTCAAGGGTGAGCTGAAGTCAGCGCAACAGCATCCGCCGTTGGCGATCTTCATCGGCCATGGCACGGCGGATGACCGCGTGCCTTACAGTGGCGCCACGGCCGCCAAAGATCTGTTGGAAAAGCTGGAATACAAACCGCAATTTCATGCCTATCCCGGCGTCGGCCACAGCATCAGCGCGGCCGAGCTTCGGGATTTGAACGACTGGTTGCAGCAACTCAATCCCTGA